A single region of the Nocardioides ochotonae genome encodes:
- a CDS encoding DNA-formamidopyrimidine glycosylase family protein, which translates to MPEVAEVPEGDTVFRAARLLDRSLSGQVLTASDLRVPRHATADLAGAEVLETVSRGKHLLTRMRGPGPGERWTLHTHLKMEGAWRIYSPGQPWRRPAHQARVVLRTERTVAVGFSLGVVDLLETAREQDVVGHLGPDLLGPDWDEDEALRRLGADPDQPLVTALLDQRNLAGLGNMYAAELCFVSGVHPLTPVGAVGALPRLVRRARQMLDLNKERAVQSTTGRLAERERMWVYRRDRSPCRRCGTPIAVAMSGTPGRERATYWCPHCQPEPPGD; encoded by the coding sequence GTGCCGGAGGTCGCTGAGGTGCCCGAGGGCGACACCGTCTTCCGCGCCGCACGGCTGCTGGACCGCTCCCTGAGCGGGCAGGTGCTGACCGCGAGCGACCTGCGGGTGCCGCGGCACGCGACCGCGGACCTCGCCGGCGCCGAGGTGCTGGAGACCGTCTCGCGCGGCAAGCACCTGCTCACCCGGATGCGCGGCCCCGGTCCCGGCGAGCGGTGGACGCTGCACACCCACCTGAAGATGGAGGGCGCCTGGCGGATCTACTCCCCCGGTCAGCCGTGGCGCCGGCCCGCCCACCAGGCGCGCGTGGTCCTGCGCACCGAGCGCACCGTGGCTGTCGGGTTCTCCCTCGGCGTGGTCGACCTGCTGGAGACCGCCCGCGAGCAGGACGTCGTCGGGCACCTCGGCCCCGACCTGCTCGGCCCGGACTGGGACGAGGACGAGGCGCTGCGTCGGCTGGGTGCGGACCCCGACCAGCCGCTGGTCACCGCGCTGCTGGACCAGCGCAACCTCGCCGGCCTCGGCAACATGTACGCCGCCGAGCTGTGCTTCGTCTCCGGGGTGCACCCGCTCACGCCCGTGGGCGCGGTCGGCGCCCTGCCGCGACTGGTGCGGCGCGCCCGCCAGATGCTGGACCTCAACAAGGAGCGCGCGGTGCAGTCAACCACCGGCCGCCTCGCCGAGCGCGAGCGGATGTGGGTCTACCGCCGCGACCGCTCGCCGTGCCGCCGGTGTGGCACGCCGATCGCGGTCGCCATGAGCGGGACGCCCGGGCGCGAGCGCGCGACGTACTGGTGTCCGCACTGCCAGCCGGAGCCTCCCGGCGACTGA
- a CDS encoding ATP-dependent helicase, whose amino-acid sequence MAATPTPDGSAETALARFRPATRTWFEAAFAEPTPVQVAAWEAIAAGRHALVVAPTGSGKTLSAFLWSLDRLLHTEPPVEKQHRCRVLYISPLKALAVDVERNLRAPLAGIRHTAERLGTPVTPVRVGVRSGDTPAAERRKLVTSPPDIMITTPESLFLMLTSQARESLRGVETVILDEVHAVAGTKRGAHLAITLERLDALLARPAQRIGLSATVRPLEEVARFLGGTAPVEIVAPPAKKEWDLRVVVPVEDMTAPEEVDPDGDGDPQRAQSIWPHVEERVADLIAQHRSTIVFANSRRLAERLTARLNEIATARATGLSPARVPAQVMAQAGSTVTAPAEPEASSVVIAKAHHGSVSKEQRALIEDDLKRGRLPAVVATSSLELGIDMGAVDLVVQIESPPSVASALQRVGRAGHQVGEVSRGVLFPKHRGDLAQTAVAVERMRTGAIESLRVPANPLDVLAQQVVATTALEPWSADDLYDLVRRSAPFTRLPRSAYDAVLDLLAGRYPSDEFAELRPRIVWDRVTGTLTGRPGAQRLAVTSGGTIPDRGLFGVFLVGGEGPGRRVGELDEEMVYESRVGDVFALGATSWRIEDITHDRVLVTPAPGIPGRLPFWKGDSLGRPAELGAAIGAFTRELGAQLPETARAHARSQGLDEWAADNLVTYLHEQLEATNALPSDRTLLVERFRDELGDWRLVVHSPYGTPVHAPWALAINARLRERYGTDGQAMASDDGIVIRIPDTDAEPPGGEIVVFDPGEIEDLVTTEVGGSALFAARFRECAARALLLPRRDPGRRSPLWQQRQRAASLLEVAVKYPSFPIVLEAVRECLQDVYDLPSLVALMRGVERRETQVVDVATHAPSPFARTLLFGYVAQFMYEGDSPIAERRAAALSLDQGLLAELLGRAELRELLDPDVLAEVEAELQRLAPDRRARDAEGLVDLLRGLGPLTGAEAAARCVEGADVEAWLAALAAARRVVAVRVAGEERWSVIEDVARLRDGLGVPVPPGTPDAFTDPVEDPLADLVSRHARTHGPFTTEQVASRLGLGTAVVRHTLQRLAAQGRVLDGEFRPSGTGQEWCDAEVLRRLRRRSLARLRQEVEPVEPAALARFLPAWQHVSAAGTGRGGLRGVDGVLAVLDQLAGCAVPASALEPLVLASRVRDYEPAFLDELTASGEVLWAGHGALPGSDGWVSLHLADRAHLTLPDPTPFEHAELHQAVLDALAPGGAWFFRQLSDAVGSTDDAALSAALWDLVWAGRISNDTLTPLRALVRGGTPAHRTRRPPPRLRMASTTGGRARMPSRTGPPQTAGRWALLPELDDDPTRRAHAAAEALLERHGVVIRGAVVAERLPGGFAAAYKVLSAFEDSGRCRRGYFVEGLGAAQFGTAGAVDRLRTFAAPDEASAATARAALALAATDPANPYGAALGWPDAPESATERGHRPGRKAGALVVTVAGRLVLYVERGGRTLLTWSEDPDDLGPAAQALAAAAQRGALGRLTVEKADGTQLLGSGPTPLREALQAAGFVATPRGLRLDSRAGGR is encoded by the coding sequence GTGGCAGCGACACCCACCCCCGACGGGTCTGCGGAGACCGCGCTGGCCCGGTTCCGCCCGGCCACGCGCACCTGGTTCGAGGCCGCGTTCGCCGAGCCGACCCCGGTCCAGGTCGCCGCCTGGGAGGCGATCGCGGCGGGCCGGCACGCCCTGGTGGTCGCGCCGACCGGCAGCGGCAAGACGCTGAGTGCGTTCCTGTGGTCGCTGGACCGGCTGCTGCACACCGAACCGCCCGTGGAGAAGCAGCACCGGTGCCGAGTCCTCTACATCTCCCCGCTCAAGGCGCTCGCGGTCGACGTCGAGCGCAACCTGCGCGCGCCGCTCGCCGGGATCCGCCACACCGCCGAGCGCCTCGGCACCCCGGTGACGCCGGTGCGGGTCGGGGTGCGCTCGGGCGACACGCCGGCCGCCGAGCGCCGCAAGCTGGTCACCTCCCCGCCGGACATCATGATCACCACCCCGGAGTCGCTGTTCCTGATGCTGACCTCGCAGGCGCGTGAGTCGCTGCGCGGGGTCGAGACGGTGATCCTCGACGAGGTGCACGCCGTGGCCGGCACCAAGCGCGGCGCCCACCTGGCGATCACCCTGGAGCGCCTCGACGCCCTCCTCGCCCGGCCCGCGCAGCGCATCGGGCTGTCCGCGACCGTCCGGCCGCTCGAGGAGGTCGCCCGGTTCCTCGGCGGCACCGCGCCGGTCGAGATCGTCGCCCCGCCGGCGAAGAAGGAGTGGGACCTGCGCGTCGTCGTCCCGGTCGAGGACATGACCGCGCCCGAGGAGGTCGACCCCGACGGCGACGGGGACCCGCAGCGCGCCCAGTCGATCTGGCCGCACGTCGAGGAGCGGGTCGCCGACCTGATCGCCCAGCACCGCTCCACCATCGTCTTCGCCAACTCCCGTCGCCTCGCCGAGCGGCTCACCGCCCGGCTCAACGAGATCGCCACGGCCCGGGCGACCGGTCTCTCCCCCGCCCGGGTCCCGGCCCAGGTGATGGCGCAGGCCGGCTCGACGGTGACCGCGCCGGCGGAACCGGAGGCGAGCAGCGTCGTGATCGCCAAGGCCCACCACGGCTCGGTGTCGAAGGAGCAGCGCGCGCTGATCGAGGACGACCTCAAGCGCGGCCGGCTGCCCGCGGTCGTCGCCACCAGCAGCCTCGAGCTCGGCATCGACATGGGCGCCGTCGACCTCGTGGTCCAGATCGAGTCGCCGCCATCGGTGGCCAGCGCGCTGCAGCGGGTGGGTCGTGCCGGGCACCAGGTCGGCGAGGTCTCGCGCGGCGTGCTGTTCCCCAAGCACCGCGGCGACCTCGCCCAGACCGCGGTCGCCGTCGAGCGCATGCGCACCGGCGCGATCGAGTCCCTGCGGGTGCCCGCCAACCCCCTCGACGTGCTGGCGCAGCAGGTGGTGGCCACCACCGCGCTCGAGCCGTGGTCGGCCGACGACCTCTACGACCTGGTGCGGCGCAGCGCGCCGTTCACCCGGCTGCCGCGTTCGGCGTACGACGCGGTGCTCGACCTGCTCGCCGGGCGCTACCCCTCGGATGAGTTCGCCGAGCTGCGCCCGCGGATCGTCTGGGACCGGGTCACCGGCACCCTCACCGGGCGCCCGGGCGCCCAGCGGCTCGCGGTCACCAGCGGCGGCACCATCCCCGACCGCGGCCTGTTCGGCGTGTTCCTGGTCGGCGGCGAAGGGCCCGGCCGGCGCGTCGGCGAGCTCGATGAGGAGATGGTCTATGAGTCCCGGGTCGGCGACGTCTTCGCCCTCGGGGCCACCAGCTGGCGCATCGAGGACATCACCCACGACCGGGTCCTGGTCACCCCCGCACCCGGGATCCCCGGCCGGCTGCCGTTCTGGAAGGGCGACTCTTTGGGCCGGCCCGCCGAGCTCGGTGCGGCGATCGGCGCCTTCACCCGCGAGCTGGGTGCGCAGCTCCCCGAGACCGCCCGGGCGCACGCGCGCTCCCAGGGCCTCGACGAGTGGGCCGCCGACAACCTGGTGACCTACCTCCACGAGCAGCTCGAGGCCACCAACGCCCTGCCCAGCGACCGCACCCTGCTGGTGGAGCGCTTCCGCGACGAGCTCGGGGACTGGCGCCTGGTCGTCCACTCACCGTACGGCACCCCCGTGCACGCGCCGTGGGCGCTGGCGATCAACGCCCGGCTGCGCGAGCGCTACGGCACCGACGGACAGGCGATGGCCTCCGACGACGGCATCGTGATCCGGATCCCCGACACCGATGCGGAGCCGCCCGGCGGCGAGATCGTCGTCTTCGACCCCGGCGAGATCGAGGACCTGGTGACCACCGAGGTCGGCGGCTCCGCGCTGTTCGCTGCCCGCTTCCGCGAGTGCGCCGCCCGGGCCCTGCTGCTGCCCCGCCGCGACCCGGGTCGGCGTTCACCGCTGTGGCAGCAGCGCCAGCGCGCCGCGTCGCTGCTCGAGGTCGCGGTCAAGTACCCCTCGTTCCCCATCGTCCTCGAAGCCGTGCGCGAGTGCCTCCAGGACGTCTACGACCTACCCTCGCTGGTCGCGCTGATGCGCGGCGTCGAGCGCCGCGAGACCCAGGTCGTCGACGTCGCGACGCACGCACCGTCGCCGTTCGCGCGCACGCTGCTCTTCGGCTACGTCGCACAGTTCATGTACGAGGGCGACTCCCCCATCGCCGAGCGCCGCGCGGCCGCCCTCTCCCTCGACCAGGGGCTGCTCGCCGAGCTGCTGGGGCGCGCCGAGCTGCGCGAGCTGCTCGACCCCGACGTCCTCGCCGAGGTCGAGGCCGAGCTCCAGCGCCTCGCCCCCGACCGGCGCGCCCGCGACGCCGAGGGCCTCGTCGACCTGCTGCGCGGGCTCGGCCCGCTCACCGGCGCCGAGGCCGCGGCCCGCTGCGTCGAGGGCGCCGACGTCGAGGCCTGGCTGGCGGCGCTGGCGGCGGCGCGCCGCGTCGTGGCCGTCCGGGTCGCGGGCGAGGAGCGCTGGAGCGTCATCGAGGACGTCGCGCGGCTGCGCGACGGCCTCGGGGTCCCGGTGCCCCCGGGCACCCCCGACGCGTTCACCGACCCGGTGGAGGACCCGCTCGCCGACCTGGTCTCGCGGCACGCCCGCACCCACGGCCCGTTCACCACCGAGCAGGTCGCCTCCCGCCTCGGCCTCGGCACGGCCGTGGTGCGCCACACCCTCCAGCGTCTCGCCGCCCAGGGCCGGGTGCTCGACGGGGAGTTCCGGCCCTCCGGCACGGGTCAGGAGTGGTGCGACGCCGAGGTGCTGCGCCGGCTGCGCCGCCGCTCGCTGGCCCGGCTGCGCCAAGAGGTGGAGCCGGTCGAGCCAGCCGCGCTGGCCCGGTTCCTGCCCGCCTGGCAGCACGTCAGCGCCGCCGGCACCGGCCGCGGCGGCCTGCGCGGGGTCGACGGGGTGCTCGCCGTGCTCGACCAGCTCGCCGGGTGCGCCGTCCCCGCCAGCGCCCTGGAGCCGCTCGTGCTCGCCTCCCGGGTGCGCGACTACGAGCCCGCCTTCCTCGACGAGCTGACCGCCTCGGGCGAGGTGTTGTGGGCCGGGCACGGCGCGCTGCCCGGCTCCGACGGCTGGGTCTCCCTCCACCTCGCCGACCGGGCGCACCTCACGCTGCCCGACCCCACGCCGTTCGAGCACGCCGAGCTGCACCAGGCGGTGCTCGACGCGCTCGCCCCCGGCGGTGCCTGGTTCTTCCGCCAGCTCTCCGACGCGGTGGGCTCCACCGACGATGCCGCTCTCAGCGCGGCGCTGTGGGACCTGGTCTGGGCCGGCCGCATCAGCAACGACACGCTGACCCCGCTGCGGGCGCTCGTGCGCGGCGGCACCCCCGCCCACCGCACCCGCCGTCCGCCGCCGCGGCTGCGGATGGCCAGCACCACCGGCGGTCGGGCCCGGATGCCGAGCCGCACCGGTCCCCCGCAGACCGCCGGCCGCTGGGCGCTGCTGCCCGAGCTCGACGACGACCCGACCCGCCGTGCCCACGCAGCCGCCGAGGCGCTGCTCGAGCGCCACGGCGTGGTGATCCGCGGCGCCGTGGTGGCCGAGCGGCTGCCGGGCGGCTTCGCCGCGGCCTACAAGGTGCTCTCGGCGTTCGAGGACTCCGGGCGCTGCCGCCGCGGGTACTTCGTCGAGGGCCTGGGCGCCGCCCAGTTCGGCACCGCCGGCGCCGTCGACCGGCTGCGCACGTTCGCGGCACCCGACGAGGCCTCCGCGGCCACCGCTCGCGCCGCCCTCGCGCTGGCCGCCACCGACCCCGCCAACCCGTACGGCGCGGCGCTGGGCTGGCCCGACGCCCCCGAGTCCGCGACCGAGCGCGGCCACCGGCCCGGCCGCAAGGCCGGCGCGCTCGTCGTCACCGTCGCCGGGCGCCTGGTCCTCTACGTCGAGCGCGGCGGGCGCACCCTGCTCACCTGGAGCGAGGACCCCGACGACCTGGGCCCGGCGGCGCAGGCACTGGCCGCGGCAGCCCAGCGGGGCGCGCTCGGCCGGCTCACGGTCGAGAAGGCCGACGGCACCCAGCTGCTGGGCTCGGGGCCCACGCCGCTGCGCGAGGCGCTCCAGGCGGCGGGCTTCGTCGCGACCCCGCGCGGGCTGCGCCTGGACTCCCGTGCCGGAGGTCGCTGA
- a CDS encoding helix-turn-helix domain-containing protein: MVLFRRLLGDVLRDQRMQRGMTLREVSAEARVSLGYISEIERGQKEASSELLASLCTALEVPLSAVLREVSDAVALEEAAVAATRIPVPTRVAPHGDVVASAA; this comes from the coding sequence ATGGTGCTGTTTCGACGGCTCCTCGGCGACGTGCTCCGCGATCAGCGGATGCAGCGTGGGATGACCCTGCGCGAGGTCTCCGCCGAGGCCAGGGTCAGTCTCGGCTACATCTCCGAGATCGAGCGCGGCCAGAAGGAGGCGTCCTCGGAGCTGCTGGCCTCCCTGTGCACCGCGCTGGAGGTACCGCTCTCCGCGGTGCTCCGCGAGGTCTCCGACGCCGTGGCGCTCGAGGAAGCGGCCGTGGCTGCGACCCGCATCCCGGTCCCGACCCGCGTCGCCCCGCACGGCGACGTCGTCGCCTCCGCCGCCTGA